A genomic region of Macaca mulatta isolate MMU2019108-1 chromosome 5, T2T-MMU8v2.0, whole genome shotgun sequence contains the following coding sequences:
- the RASL11B gene encoding ras-like protein family member 11B — protein MRLIQNMCTIAEYPAQGSAAASDCCVGAAGRRLVKIAVVGASGVGKTALVVRFLTKRFIGDYERNAGNLYTRQVQIEGETLAIQVQDTPGIQVHENSLSCSEQLNRCIRWADAVVIVFSITDYKSYELISQLHQHVQQLHLGTRLPVVVVANKADLLHIKQVDPQLGLQLASMLGCSFYEVSVSENYSDVYSAFHVLCKEVSHKQQPSSTPEKRRTSLIPRPKSPNMQDLKRRFKQALSAKVRTVTSV, from the exons ATGCGCCTCATTCAGAACATGTGCACCATCGCCGAGTACCCCGCGCAGGGAAGCGCCGCCGCCTCCGACTGCTGCGTGGGCGCCGCCGGCCGCCGCCTGGTCAAGATCGCGGTGGTGGGCGCCAGCGGCGTGGGCAAGACCG CACTGGTGGTCCGGTTCCTCACCAAGCGATTCATCGGTGACTATGAAAGAAATGCAG GTAATCTGTATACTAGACAAGTTCAGATAGAAGGTGAAACCCTGGCTATTCAGGTTCAAGACACTCCAGGTATTCAG GTCCATGAGAACAGCCTGAGCTGCAGTGAACAGCTGAATAGGTGCATTCGCTGGGCAGATGCTGTGGTGATAGTTTTCTCCATCACTGACTACAAGAGCTATGAACTCATCAGCCAGCTTCACCAGCACGTGCAGCAGCTACACCTGGGCACCCGGCTGCCTGTGGTGGTCGTGGCCAACAAAGCTGACCTGTTGCACATCAAACAGGTTGACCCTCAGCTTGGACTGCAGCTGGCCAGCATGCTAGGCTGCTCATTCTATGAAGTGTCTGTCAGTGAAAATTATAGTGACGTCTACAGCGCCTTCCATGTTCTCTGTAAAGAGGTCAGTCACAAACAACAGCCTAGCAGCACACCTGAGAAGCGAAGAACCTCCCTCATTCCCAGGCCCAAGTCACCCAACATGCAGGACCTGAAGAGGAGGTTTAAGCAAGCTCTCTCTGCCAAAGTGAGGACTGTCACCTCTGTCTGA